Proteins encoded together in one Coffea arabica cultivar ET-39 chromosome 2c, Coffea Arabica ET-39 HiFi, whole genome shotgun sequence window:
- the LOC113726047 gene encoding protein FRIGIDA-ESSENTIAL 1 isoform X2 — MAAAAAAAKDPSSAETNSEALSDEDIEYEEIEEEIEVEEEIEVEEEEEEVEEEVEEEVEEEVEEEVVGGGDIKGEVDDDIDKEFGEELTPSNQVNDQNGFATPGISVANLLPDTHVDQGCAGDYRISGSSVTTHNEEPHVDGKLFFMDHNNGASPCDKWGRSGDSTRLPVHELDAAISLIDTESKKDNEDPYFEKGTYDISGKDSKGEAPRIRPRSSSPESVLNDGNKRQAVVCDFFAKGWCIKGNSCRFLHIKGGAAISSHDKEGTVDAAAKKSELPDKKASSVQLTPHGGESPNKRSETKELPLLKDDRLVLSSQDFGRPSSQDFGRQMNREEYLGYGSSMAKGNSLHGTFSRSYARTLETYGSTIGTPHSTSLEEMTCTRSNFLATDHSFSSLHRSPLSFAYPSWNTDSLSTQKQLGSGQGDYASRSASVQRSSSPFSGSESENVSQTNAVNDKQCSARSKTKTLYDWEPSVPFRPSFFMTRHLLSSASLYDPIRDSVEQASSVVGHSKISQSGKEASVLGAHVQADADSFPTGTLGTECSSNKYSVLFSAKNFSSKDSTAEAKESVGTQSQNKKSFLKEERFLDNECVRDVMEADQMPIDCGSKSVSSGRHRTESKEEMSRQMIEADADLKVEESRALKNFHASLVEVVKELLKPSWHKGVLSKDAHKIIVKKAVEKVLSTLQPHQVPSTSESVKQYLSLSQTKLAKLVEGYVDKYRKSSLG; from the exons atggcggcggcggcggcggcggccaAGGATCCGTCCTCTGCGGAAACAAACTCCGAGGCTCTTTCCGACGAAGACATAGAGTACGAAGAAATTGAGGAGGAGATTGAGGTGGAAGAGgaaattgaagttgaagaagaggaagaagaggtcGAGGAAGAAGTCGAAGAAGAGGTCGAGGAAGAAGTCGAGGAGGAAGTAGTAGGAGGAGGAGATATCAAAGGAGAAGTAGATGATGATATTGATAAAGAATTTGGTGAAGAGTTAACtccaagtaatcaagtaaatgatCAAAATG GTTTTGCCACTCCAGGAATATCAGTGGCAAATCTACTGCCAGATACTCATGTTGATCAAGGCTGTGCTGGTGATTACAGGATTTCTGGGTCGAGTGTGACAACTCATAATGAGGAACCTCATGTTGATG gaaaattattttttatggaCCATAATAATGGAGCTTCACCATGTGACAAGTGGGGGAGGAGTGGTGATTCTACTAGGCTGCCCGTTCACGAATTGGATGCTGCAATCTCACTTATTGATACTGAAAGTAAGAAGGACAATGAGGATCCCTATTTCGAGAAAGGAACTTATGACATCTCTGGGAAAGATTCAAAAGGAGAGGCTCCAAG GATTAGGCCAAGAAGTTCATCTCCTGAATCCGTGTTGAATGATGGAAATAAACGACAAGCAGttgtttgtgatttttttgcTAAGGGCTGGTGCATCAAAGGGAATTCTTGTAGATTTCTACACATAAAAGGAGGAGCGGCTATTAGTAGTCACGATAAAGAAGGAACTGTGGATGCTGCAGCAAAGAAAAGTGAACTCCCAGACAAGAAAG CTTCTTCAGTTCAGCTCACACCACATGGTGGAGAAAGCCCAAACAAGAGGAGTGAGACTAAGGAGTTGCCTTTACTTAAAGATGATCGATTGGTGCTCTCTTCCCAAGATTTTGGGCGACCCTCTTCCCAAGATTTTGGGCGACAAATGAACAGGGAGGAATATCTTGGCTATGGTTCGTCCATGGCCAAAGGCAACTCTCTTCATGGAACTTTCTCGAGAAGTTATGCTAGAACCTTAGAAACTTATGGGAGCACAATAGGTACCCCTCACAGTACAAGTTTGGAAGAAATGACTTGTACAAGAAGCAACTTTTTGGCAACTGACCACAGTTTCTCTTCCCTTCATAGGTCTCCTTTGTCTTTCGCTTACCCCTCTTGGAATACAGATTCACTGAGCACTCAAAAGCAGTTAGGGAGTGGTCAAGGGGATTATGCTTCTAGATCTGCTTCTGTCCAACGAAGCTCTTCACCTTTTTCTGGTTCTGAATCAGAAAATGTCTCTCAAACTAATGCTGTTAATGATAAGCAATGCTCGGCCAGGTCTAAGACCAAGACACTTTATGATTGGGAACCATCTGTTCCTTTTCGACCCTCATTTTTTATGACTAGGCACTTATTGTCTTCAGCAAGCCTATATGATCCCATACGTGATAGCGTTGAGCAAGCCAGCTCAGTTGTTGGACACTCAAAAATTTCACAATCTGGTAAGGAAGCTTCAGTACTTGGAGCACACGTGCAGGCAGATGCTGATTCATTTCCAACAGGAACTCTTGGTACAGAATGTAGTTCCAACAAATATTCAGTTCTTTTTTCTGCCAAAAACTTTTCTAGTAAAGATTCTACAGCAGAAGCAAAAGAATCTGTTGGTACTCAATCGCAAAATAAAAAATCTTTTCTGAAGGAAGAGAGGTTTTTGGACAATGAATGTGTCAGAGATGTCATGGAAGCAGATCAAATGCCTATTGATTGTGGTTCAAAGTCAGTAAGCAGTGGGCGACATAGGACGGAAAGTAAAGAAGAGATGTCTAGACAAATGATTGAAGCTGATGCTGATCTTAAAGTAGAGGAATCAAGAGCGttgaaaaattttcatgcaTCACTTGTGGAAGTTGTGAAAGAACTCTTGAAGCCAAGTTGGCATAAGGGTGTTCTGAGCAAGGATGCTCACAAAATCATAGTTAAAAAAGCAGTAGAGAAGGTCCTTAGCACGTTACAACCTCACCAGGTCCCAAGTACTTCAGAGTCAGTGAAGCAATATCTTTCTTTATCTCAAACAAAACTTGCCAAGCTTGTCGAG GGATATGTTGATAAGTATCGAAAATCTTCACTTGGCTGA
- the LOC113726047 gene encoding protein FRIGIDA-ESSENTIAL 1 isoform X1 yields MAAAAAAAKDPSSAETNSEALSDEDIEYEEIEEEIEVEEEIEVEEEEEEVEEEVEEEVEEEVEEEVVGGGDIKGEVDDDIDKEFGEELTPSNQVNDQNDTGQVIEPDCNEDHFIPGFATPGISVANLLPDTHVDQGCAGDYRISGSSVTTHNEEPHVDGKLFFMDHNNGASPCDKWGRSGDSTRLPVHELDAAISLIDTESKKDNEDPYFEKGTYDISGKDSKGEAPRIRPRSSSPESVLNDGNKRQAVVCDFFAKGWCIKGNSCRFLHIKGGAAISSHDKEGTVDAAAKKSELPDKKASSVQLTPHGGESPNKRSETKELPLLKDDRLVLSSQDFGRPSSQDFGRQMNREEYLGYGSSMAKGNSLHGTFSRSYARTLETYGSTIGTPHSTSLEEMTCTRSNFLATDHSFSSLHRSPLSFAYPSWNTDSLSTQKQLGSGQGDYASRSASVQRSSSPFSGSESENVSQTNAVNDKQCSARSKTKTLYDWEPSVPFRPSFFMTRHLLSSASLYDPIRDSVEQASSVVGHSKISQSGKEASVLGAHVQADADSFPTGTLGTECSSNKYSVLFSAKNFSSKDSTAEAKESVGTQSQNKKSFLKEERFLDNECVRDVMEADQMPIDCGSKSVSSGRHRTESKEEMSRQMIEADADLKVEESRALKNFHASLVEVVKELLKPSWHKGVLSKDAHKIIVKKAVEKVLSTLQPHQVPSTSESVKQYLSLSQTKLAKLVEGYVDKYRKSSLG; encoded by the exons atggcggcggcggcggcggcggccaAGGATCCGTCCTCTGCGGAAACAAACTCCGAGGCTCTTTCCGACGAAGACATAGAGTACGAAGAAATTGAGGAGGAGATTGAGGTGGAAGAGgaaattgaagttgaagaagaggaagaagaggtcGAGGAAGAAGTCGAAGAAGAGGTCGAGGAAGAAGTCGAGGAGGAAGTAGTAGGAGGAGGAGATATCAAAGGAGAAGTAGATGATGATATTGATAAAGAATTTGGTGAAGAGTTAACtccaagtaatcaagtaaatgatCAAAATG ATACTGGCCAAGTTATTGAGCCTGATTGCAATGAGGATCACTTCATACCAGGTTTTGCCACTCCAGGAATATCAGTGGCAAATCTACTGCCAGATACTCATGTTGATCAAGGCTGTGCTGGTGATTACAGGATTTCTGGGTCGAGTGTGACAACTCATAATGAGGAACCTCATGTTGATG gaaaattattttttatggaCCATAATAATGGAGCTTCACCATGTGACAAGTGGGGGAGGAGTGGTGATTCTACTAGGCTGCCCGTTCACGAATTGGATGCTGCAATCTCACTTATTGATACTGAAAGTAAGAAGGACAATGAGGATCCCTATTTCGAGAAAGGAACTTATGACATCTCTGGGAAAGATTCAAAAGGAGAGGCTCCAAG GATTAGGCCAAGAAGTTCATCTCCTGAATCCGTGTTGAATGATGGAAATAAACGACAAGCAGttgtttgtgatttttttgcTAAGGGCTGGTGCATCAAAGGGAATTCTTGTAGATTTCTACACATAAAAGGAGGAGCGGCTATTAGTAGTCACGATAAAGAAGGAACTGTGGATGCTGCAGCAAAGAAAAGTGAACTCCCAGACAAGAAAG CTTCTTCAGTTCAGCTCACACCACATGGTGGAGAAAGCCCAAACAAGAGGAGTGAGACTAAGGAGTTGCCTTTACTTAAAGATGATCGATTGGTGCTCTCTTCCCAAGATTTTGGGCGACCCTCTTCCCAAGATTTTGGGCGACAAATGAACAGGGAGGAATATCTTGGCTATGGTTCGTCCATGGCCAAAGGCAACTCTCTTCATGGAACTTTCTCGAGAAGTTATGCTAGAACCTTAGAAACTTATGGGAGCACAATAGGTACCCCTCACAGTACAAGTTTGGAAGAAATGACTTGTACAAGAAGCAACTTTTTGGCAACTGACCACAGTTTCTCTTCCCTTCATAGGTCTCCTTTGTCTTTCGCTTACCCCTCTTGGAATACAGATTCACTGAGCACTCAAAAGCAGTTAGGGAGTGGTCAAGGGGATTATGCTTCTAGATCTGCTTCTGTCCAACGAAGCTCTTCACCTTTTTCTGGTTCTGAATCAGAAAATGTCTCTCAAACTAATGCTGTTAATGATAAGCAATGCTCGGCCAGGTCTAAGACCAAGACACTTTATGATTGGGAACCATCTGTTCCTTTTCGACCCTCATTTTTTATGACTAGGCACTTATTGTCTTCAGCAAGCCTATATGATCCCATACGTGATAGCGTTGAGCAAGCCAGCTCAGTTGTTGGACACTCAAAAATTTCACAATCTGGTAAGGAAGCTTCAGTACTTGGAGCACACGTGCAGGCAGATGCTGATTCATTTCCAACAGGAACTCTTGGTACAGAATGTAGTTCCAACAAATATTCAGTTCTTTTTTCTGCCAAAAACTTTTCTAGTAAAGATTCTACAGCAGAAGCAAAAGAATCTGTTGGTACTCAATCGCAAAATAAAAAATCTTTTCTGAAGGAAGAGAGGTTTTTGGACAATGAATGTGTCAGAGATGTCATGGAAGCAGATCAAATGCCTATTGATTGTGGTTCAAAGTCAGTAAGCAGTGGGCGACATAGGACGGAAAGTAAAGAAGAGATGTCTAGACAAATGATTGAAGCTGATGCTGATCTTAAAGTAGAGGAATCAAGAGCGttgaaaaattttcatgcaTCACTTGTGGAAGTTGTGAAAGAACTCTTGAAGCCAAGTTGGCATAAGGGTGTTCTGAGCAAGGATGCTCACAAAATCATAGTTAAAAAAGCAGTAGAGAAGGTCCTTAGCACGTTACAACCTCACCAGGTCCCAAGTACTTCAGAGTCAGTGAAGCAATATCTTTCTTTATCTCAAACAAAACTTGCCAAGCTTGTCGAG GGATATGTTGATAAGTATCGAAAATCTTCACTTGGCTGA